In Treponema sp. OMZ 798, the following proteins share a genomic window:
- a CDS encoding SDR family NAD(P)-dependent oxidoreductase: MKKIAVVSGGSSGIGLEITKALVLKNYFVYTMSRREFLSLQEDKVKHISLDITDEEKLTRAFADIWEKEGRIDLAVCASGFGISGAVEFTSLEDAKRQMDVNFFGAFLFIRVAASYMRPQSFGKIFVITSIAGEIAIPFQAFYSASKAALGKLLEAFRAELQPFGVDCALIMPGDVATPFTAARDKSNAGDDIYDGRISKSVSKMEKDEQKGMNPERLGKFVVSLAEKRKIGFFYPYDWTYAFLLLLYRILPRRLGLFIVKKLYA; encoded by the coding sequence GTGAAAAAAATAGCGGTGGTAAGCGGAGGCTCAAGCGGTATAGGCCTTGAGATTACAAAGGCCTTGGTTCTAAAAAATTATTTTGTATACACCATGAGCCGCAGAGAATTTTTAAGCTTGCAGGAAGATAAAGTTAAGCATATTTCACTTGATATTACGGATGAAGAAAAACTGACAAGGGCCTTTGCCGATATTTGGGAAAAGGAAGGAAGGATTGATTTAGCCGTCTGTGCCTCAGGATTCGGCATTTCGGGAGCTGTGGAATTTACAAGTCTCGAAGATGCAAAAAGACAGATGGATGTAAATTTTTTCGGTGCTTTTTTATTTATAAGGGTTGCAGCCTCGTATATGAGACCTCAGTCTTTCGGAAAGATATTTGTGATCACCTCTATAGCAGGAGAAATTGCCATCCCCTTTCAGGCCTTTTATTCGGCATCGAAGGCTGCTTTAGGAAAACTCTTAGAAGCTTTTAGAGCGGAACTTCAACCCTTCGGTGTAGACTGTGCCTTGATAATGCCCGGAGACGTTGCTACCCCCTTCACGGCTGCGAGGGACAAATCAAATGCCGGAGACGATATTTATGATGGGAGAATCTCAAAAAGCGTTTCCAAAATGGAAAAGGACGAGCAAAAAGGAATGAACCCCGAAAGATTAGGAAAATTCGTTGTCTCCCTCGCCGAAAAGCGGAAAATCGGATTTTTTTATCCTTATGATTGGACTTACGCCTTCTTGCTGCTTTTGTATAGAATTTTACCCCGCAGATTAGGCCTTTTTATAGTAAAAAAGCTATATGCCTAA
- the yajC gene encoding preprotein translocase subunit YajC produces the protein MNFMPLLQGAAPGGFGSFGFLIPMLLVFVIFYFLLIRPQKKEQQKTERMISQLQKGDKIITIGGIHGVVSSTKEKTIIIKVDDNCKIEINRSAVGAVLKDEPPKPDFGGEGEKKRSLFGKKSNDSESNDSASQNESK, from the coding sequence ATGAATTTTATGCCTTTATTACAAGGAGCAGCTCCGGGCGGTTTCGGCTCCTTCGGTTTTTTAATACCAATGCTCTTGGTTTTCGTTATTTTTTATTTTTTGCTTATACGCCCGCAAAAAAAAGAACAGCAAAAAACAGAAAGAATGATCTCTCAGCTTCAAAAGGGAGATAAGATAATCACTATCGGCGGTATTCATGGTGTTGTGAGTTCTACAAAAGAAAAGACCATTATCATAAAAGTTGATGATAACTGCAAAATCGAAATTAACCGTTCTGCAGTAGGAGCCGTTTTAAAAGATGAGCCTCCCAAGCCCGATTTCGGCGGGGAAGGAGAAAAGAAAAGATCTTTATTCGGAAAAAAATCAAATGACTCCGAAAGCAACGATAGCGCCTCACAAAACGAATCAAAATAA
- a CDS encoding phosphoribosylaminoimidazolesuccinocarboxamide synthase, with product MISRNAAFRESNLPLPSKQTGKVRDWYSPEAGKRLIVTTDRISAFDRVLTALPYKGQVLNQLSLWWFENTKDIIKNHIISCPDPNCILVTEVKPLPIEVIVRGYITGVTSTALWYRYSLGERNIYGYDFPEGLTKNQALPKPIITPTTKGGPTGHDERLTCDEVVSQGYLSKEQWNSVQKAALALFECGQKSAKEAGLILVDTKYEFGVDKDNNILLIDEVHTPDSSRYWKLDTYEQRLKEGKEPENFDKEFVRMAYAAKGYRGDGEIPELDEDVWNEAIQLYITAYEKLTKSKFVPGEYPAEERIAKNLKKAGLM from the coding sequence ATGATTTCACGAAATGCAGCTTTTAGAGAATCTAATTTACCTCTTCCTTCAAAACAAACCGGAAAGGTCAGGGACTGGTATTCACCTGAAGCAGGCAAGCGCTTGATTGTAACAACCGATAGAATTTCTGCCTTTGACAGGGTTTTAACAGCTCTTCCGTATAAGGGGCAGGTTTTAAACCAGCTTTCTCTTTGGTGGTTTGAAAATACCAAGGATATAATCAAAAATCACATAATTTCTTGTCCGGATCCTAACTGCATTCTCGTAACGGAGGTTAAGCCCCTTCCCATAGAGGTAATAGTGAGGGGATACATTACGGGTGTAACTTCAACGGCTCTATGGTATAGGTATTCCTTAGGCGAAAGAAACATTTACGGGTACGATTTTCCTGAAGGCTTGACAAAAAATCAGGCTCTTCCTAAACCGATTATTACACCCACTACAAAGGGCGGTCCCACGGGTCACGATGAAAGGCTTACCTGCGATGAGGTAGTTTCGCAGGGCTATCTGTCAAAAGAGCAGTGGAACTCTGTGCAAAAGGCAGCTCTTGCCCTTTTTGAGTGCGGCCAAAAAAGTGCAAAAGAAGCAGGCTTAATTTTGGTTGATACAAAATACGAATTCGGTGTAGATAAGGATAATAATATTCTTTTGATAGATGAGGTTCATACCCCGGATTCTTCACGCTATTGGAAGCTCGACACTTATGAGCAAAGACTAAAGGAAGGTAAGGAGCCCGAAAACTTCGATAAGGAATTTGTAAGAATGGCCTACGCCGCAAAGGGCTACCGAGGCGACGGCGAAATACCGGAACTTGATGAAGATGTCTGGAACGAGGCTATTCAGCTTTATATTACGGCCTACGAAAAGTTGACAAAATCGAAATTTGTTCCGGGAGAATATCCGGCCGAAGAGCGCATAGCAAAAAACTTAAAAAAGGCAGGTCTGATGTGA
- the purE gene encoding phosphoribosylaminoimidazole carboxylase translates to MKPLVIILMGSSSDMSHAEKIASELKVFGIEYAIRIGSAHKTAEHVVSMLKEYEALDRPKLYITIAGRSNALSGFVDGFVKGATIACPPSSDSFAGADIYSSLRMPSGISPALVLEPKNAALLAARIFSLYDKEIAGAVRSYMESNAQKIIEDDSKLKLTN, encoded by the coding sequence GTGAAACCTCTCGTAATAATACTTATGGGCTCGTCCTCGGATATGAGCCATGCAGAAAAAATAGCCTCAGAGTTAAAGGTTTTTGGAATAGAGTATGCTATAAGAATCGGCTCGGCTCATAAAACGGCAGAGCATGTTGTTTCTATGCTAAAAGAATATGAGGCTCTCGATAGGCCGAAACTATATATTACAATTGCCGGAAGAAGCAATGCTCTTTCAGGTTTTGTGGACGGCTTTGTAAAGGGTGCGACAATTGCCTGTCCTCCTTCTTCCGACAGCTTTGCAGGGGCAGACATTTATTCTTCTCTTAGGATGCCATCAGGCATTTCTCCTGCCCTGGTGTTGGAGCCTAAAAATGCCGCCCTCCTCGCTGCAAGAATCTTTTCGCTTTACGATAAGGAAATAGCAGGCGCAGTCAGATCTTATATGGAATCAAATGCTCAAAAAATAATTGAAGATGATTCCAAACTAAAATTAACAAACTAA
- the secD gene encoding protein translocase subunit SecD — translation MSKRFRFIVVLLVIALCFVFLHPTLKWYFWTNQEDKALALASREKIKDYSENMARADVDKLIEMAASNSTEPLSEKYDPIIKEAKARRKALGMEIPSQWTAQDVAASFKLSSKEKFIPVAQPILETAYRDSILGIKKYQTNAVKLGLDLSGGMLVIIKADLDAAISADGASSETIADSKKAAMTLAMDTLRSRIDKFGLTDPVIRRQGDDRIYIEMPGAADADKINSIIMGRGILAFHIVDDEATQAFREYYRNNPGKTFDAEYNLLNPGIIPADCMVLGVYHKDAYGIDERDDREPFLVVKKQAGLEGKHLVSVDTSADQRSNNPLVNFSLDAEGAKIFAELTANNVGKRLAIVSDNKIKSAPNLKEPITGGAGSISGMSATEANNLKTVLRTAWLNVPLQLETQQVVGASLGDEKINEGIMALQWGLIAVLIFMLVFYKEAGINACIAQILNLYIMFSILSAFNLTLTLPSIAGMILTIGMAVDANVVVFERIKEELKLGKTREAAINAGFEHAFSAIMDSNITTFIAAFFLSILGTGPIKGFAYSLAIGVVSSVFTALFVSRLIFDFGTQTLKLNKIHISWRKLENEKSN, via the coding sequence ATGAGCAAAAGATTTAGATTTATCGTTGTTCTTCTTGTCATTGCCTTGTGCTTTGTTTTCTTACACCCTACCCTTAAATGGTATTTTTGGACAAATCAAGAAGATAAGGCATTAGCCTTGGCATCAAGAGAAAAGATTAAAGATTATTCCGAAAACATGGCAAGAGCTGATGTGGACAAACTTATAGAAATGGCTGCTTCAAATTCAACAGAGCCTCTTTCGGAAAAATATGATCCTATCATTAAAGAAGCTAAGGCCCGTAGAAAGGCCTTAGGTATGGAAATTCCCTCTCAATGGACAGCTCAAGATGTGGCAGCAAGTTTTAAGCTTTCCTCAAAGGAAAAGTTCATTCCTGTAGCCCAGCCTATCTTAGAAACTGCGTATAGGGATTCGATTTTAGGTATAAAAAAATATCAAACAAATGCCGTAAAATTAGGACTTGACCTTTCAGGCGGTATGCTGGTTATTATCAAAGCCGACTTGGATGCAGCTATTTCTGCAGACGGAGCAAGCAGCGAGACCATAGCCGACTCAAAGAAGGCCGCCATGACTTTAGCCATGGACACCCTCAGAAGCCGAATAGACAAGTTCGGCCTTACAGACCCTGTAATTAGACGCCAAGGAGATGATCGAATCTATATTGAAATGCCGGGAGCGGCCGATGCAGATAAGATAAACTCCATTATCATGGGACGCGGTATTTTGGCTTTTCATATAGTGGATGATGAGGCAACACAGGCCTTTAGAGAGTACTACCGAAACAATCCGGGAAAAACCTTTGATGCAGAATACAATCTTTTAAACCCCGGAATTATACCTGCAGACTGCATGGTTCTGGGCGTATATCATAAAGATGCCTACGGCATAGACGAAAGAGACGACAGAGAGCCCTTCCTAGTTGTAAAAAAACAGGCAGGTCTTGAAGGAAAGCATCTTGTAAGCGTAGACACCTCAGCAGATCAAAGATCCAATAATCCTTTAGTAAACTTCTCACTTGATGCCGAAGGAGCAAAGATATTTGCAGAATTGACGGCAAACAATGTCGGAAAAAGACTCGCCATAGTTTCGGACAATAAGATAAAGTCTGCCCCCAACCTCAAAGAACCTATAACGGGAGGAGCAGGAAGTATAAGCGGAATGTCTGCAACAGAGGCAAATAACCTTAAAACGGTTTTAAGAACTGCATGGCTAAATGTTCCTCTCCAGCTTGAAACACAGCAGGTTGTAGGAGCCAGCTTAGGAGACGAAAAGATTAACGAAGGTATTATGGCCTTACAGTGGGGCTTAATAGCCGTTTTGATCTTCATGCTTGTATTCTATAAAGAAGCGGGTATCAACGCTTGTATTGCCCAAATTTTAAACCTTTATATAATGTTCAGTATTCTTTCAGCCTTTAACCTAACTCTTACCTTGCCCAGCATTGCCGGTATGATTTTGACCATAGGTATGGCTGTTGACGCTAACGTTGTTGTTTTTGAAAGAATAAAAGAAGAACTTAAACTCGGTAAAACAAGGGAAGCCGCTATAAATGCAGGATTTGAACATGCATTTTCTGCAATTATGGACTCCAACATTACAACATTCATTGCAGCCTTCTTCTTATCCATCCTAGGAACAGGACCGATAAAGGGCTTTGCATACAGCTTAGCTATAGGCGTTGTTTCTTCAGTATTTACCGCCTTGTTTGTTTCGCGCTTAATATTCGACTTCGGAACTCAAACTCTAAAATTAAATAAGATTCATATCAGCTGGAGGAAGTTAGAAAATGAAAAAAGTAATTAG
- a CDS encoding single-stranded DNA-binding protein, giving the protein MKSLNSLIIEGNMVREPVLKTTANGTALCTFAIASNRNYKKDNEFVQETSYFDVETWASLAKLCEQNGAKGRGVRVVGRIKQDRWVGTDGKNYSKVKVVAEHVEFKPVFKNSGDRAEAREEVLIEEKVMTF; this is encoded by the coding sequence ATGAAATCATTAAACTCGCTAATTATTGAAGGAAACATGGTTCGGGAACCTGTTTTAAAAACTACGGCAAATGGGACTGCCTTATGTACCTTTGCTATTGCTTCAAACCGAAACTACAAAAAAGATAATGAATTTGTGCAGGAAACTTCATATTTTGATGTAGAAACATGGGCAAGTCTTGCAAAATTATGCGAACAAAACGGGGCTAAGGGCAGGGGAGTCCGTGTTGTCGGCAGAATTAAGCAGGACAGGTGGGTTGGTACGGATGGGAAAAATTACAGCAAGGTAAAGGTCGTTGCAGAACATGTAGAATTTAAGCCCGTCTTTAAAAATTCGGGCGATAGGGCCGAGGCAAGAGAGGAGGTGCTTATTGAAGAAAAAGTAATGACATTTTAA